The genomic interval CAGGCGATAGAGGTGCGGAAGCATTTGAAGCCCATATCGGCAAAGAGCTTGATGTCTTCTTTATAGCGATGGTAGAAATCGATGGCTTCATGGTTAGGGTAATTTTTCCCTTCCAGCACGCCGTTAGTGATTTCACGCGGCACGCCGTGCGCGCCCGCGGTCATGACATCGGCCACGCTCACGCCCTTGCCGCCCTCTTTCCACCCGCCTTCCAGCTGATGCGCCGCAACGGCCCCACCCCACAGAAAATCTGCTTTAAATCCTGACATTCGCTTTCCCTCATTCTGCGTTATTTTCTGCAAAAACAATTACAGAAACCGGTTTCAGTTCGATGATGTGCAAAGGGAATAGCTGTTGCAAGCAGTTCTCAGAAACCGGTTTCATTTTCGTGAACAGAGTCAAGTTTGGCTGCATTCACGGGGTACACAGAAAAAAAGATCCCCACGTCCAGAATAGGCTCGCAAACGTTTGCCTGGACTGTTAGAATTGCGCCGATTTTTCTTACTAGCTATGCAATCGCGTGGGGATTTAAGCCGTGACCAACAAAACTTCTCTCAGCTACAAAGATGCCGGTGTTGATATTGACGCAGGTAATGCGCTGGTTGACCGAATCAAAGGTGTGGTTAAAAAAACCCGCCGCCCGGAAGTGATGGGTGGTCTGGGTGGATTCGGCGCACTGTGCGCGCTGCCGCAAAAATATCGTGAACCTGTTCTGGTCTCGGGAACTGACGGTGTAGGCACTAAACTGCGTCTGGCGATGGATTTAAAACGTCACGACACGATCGGTATCGATCTGGTCGCGATGTGTGTGAATGACCTGGTGGTACAGGGCGCAGAGCCGCTGTTCTTCCTCGATTACTACGCGACCGGAAAACTGGACGTGGATACCGCAGCCAGCGTTATTAGCGGCATCGCCGAAGGCTGTCTGCAGTCCGGCTGCGCGCTGGTCGGTGGTGAAACCGCAGAAATGCCTGGCATGTATCACGGCGAAGATTATGACGTCGCGGGCTTCTGCGTCGGCGTAGTAGAAAAATCAGAAATTATCGACGGCAGCAAAGTGGCCGATGGCGATGTGCTGATCGCGCTGGCCTCCAGCGGCCCGCACTCTAACGGCTATTCCCTGGTGCGTAAAATCCTCGAAGTGAGCGGCTGTGACCCGCTAACTACCGAACTTGACGGTAAACCTCTGGCTGACCATCTGCTGGCGCCGACCCGCATCTACGTGAAAAACGTGCTTGAGCTTATCGAGAACGTCGACGTTCACGCCATCGCTCACCTGACCGGCGGCGGCTTCTGGGAAAACATTCCGCGCGTCCTGCCGGATAACACCCAGGCGGTGATCGACGAATCATCATGGCAGTGGCCAGCAGTGTTCAACTGGCTGCAGACCGCAGGCAACGTGAGCTCTCACGAAATGTACCGCACCTTTAACTGCGGCGTGGGCATGGTTATCGCCCTGCCGGCAAGCGAAGCGGATAAAGCGGTTAAGCTGCTGACTGAAAAAGGTGAAAACGCGTGGAAAATCGGTACGATTAAAGCTTCCGATTCCGAACAGCGTGTGGTCATTGAATGAAAAACATCGTGGTGCTCATTTCCGGCAACGGAAGCAATTTGCAGGCAATCATAGACGCCTGCAAACAGAAGAAAATCAATGGCACCATTCGGGCAGTTTTCAGCAACAAGGCCGACGCGTTCGGCCTTGAGCGTGCGCGGGAAGCGAACATTCCTGCGCACGCGCTGGAAGCCAGCCAGTTCGCCGGGCGTGAAGCCTTTGACCGCGAGCTGGTGCATGAGATTGATGCCTACGCACCGGACGTGGTCGTGCTGGCGGGCTATATGCGTATTCTGAGCACGGCCTTCGTCGAACACTTCGCTGGTCGTCTGCTGAATATCCACCCTTCCCTGCTGCCAAAATATCCCGGCCTGCACACCCATCGCCAGGTTCTGGAAAACGGCGATGAAGAGCACGGCACCTCCGTGCATTTCGTTACCGACGAGCTGGACGGTGGCCCGGTTATCCTGCAGGCCAAAGTCCCGGTCTTTGACGGCGACAGCGAAGAGGACGTGACCGAACGCGTGCAGACCCAGGAACACGCCATTTACCCGCTGGTGGTCAGCTGGTTTGTCGACGGGCGTCTCGAGATGCGCGACGGCGCAGCCTGGCTGGACGGCGTGAAGTTACCTCCGCAGGGTTATGCGGCCGAAGAGTAGTTGGTTATGTCGGGTGGCGCTGCTGCGCTTACCCGACCTGTACATTGCATTACCCGATATTCCCTTCTCCAACCTTCTAAAATCCCCAACAAAAAAAATAACTGTCATACTTTTCTGGCACTGTTGGACATATCGTGGAAATGCTCGCCATAATAAGGACGAGACGGATTTACCACGTCCTGTGATTGAACTGGAGTGTGAGCTGTAATGGGTCAGGAAAAGTTATATATCGAGAAAGAGCTAAGCTGGTTAGCATTCAACGAACGTGTACTCCAGGAAGCGGCAGACAAAAGTAACCCGCTGATCGAGCGCATGCGTTTTTTGGGCATTTATTCCAACAACCTGGATGAGTTCTACAAGGTTCGCTTTGCCGAGCTGAAAAGACGCATCATCATCAGCGAAGAACAGGGCTTAAACTCGCACTCGCGGCATCTGCTGGGCAAAATCCAGTCCCGCGTGCTGAAAGCCGATCAGGAATTTGACGGCCTGTATAACGAACTGCTGCTGGAGATGGCGCGCAATCAAATCTTCCTGATTAACGAACGTCAGCTTTCCGTTAACCAACAAAACTGGCTGCGCCACTACTTCAAACACTATCTGCGCCAGCACATTACCCCGATTCTGATCAACCGCGAAACCGATCTGGTACAGTTCCTGAAGGATGATTACACCTACCTGGCGGTGGAAATTATTCGCGGTGAATCCATCCGTTACGCACTGCTGGAGATCCCGTCCGACAAGGTGCCGCGCTTTGTGAACCTGCCGCCGGAAACCCCGCGCAGACGCAAGCCGATGATCCTGCTGGACAACATCCTGCGCTACTGTCTGGACGACATCTTCAAAGGCTTTTTCGATTACGATGCGTTAAACGCCTACTCGATGAAGATGACCCGTGACGCCGAATATGACCTGGTGCACGAGATGGAAGCCAGCCTGATGGAGCTGATGTCCTCCAGCCTGAAACAGCGCCTGACGGCCGAGCCGGTGCGCTTTGTCTATCAGCGCGATATGCCGGACGCCATGGTGGAGATGCTGCGCGAGAAACTGACCATTTCGCGCTATGACTCCATCGTTCCGGGTGGCCGTTACCACAACTTTAAAGACTTTATTGGCTTCCCTAATGTCGGCAAAGCCAATCTGGTGAACAAGCCGCTGCCGCGCCTGCGCCATCTGTGGTTCGATAAATTCCGCAACGGATTCGACGCCATCCGCGAACGCGACGTCCTGCTCTACTATCCGTATCATACGTTTGAGCACGTGCTGGAACTGCTGCGTCAGGCCTCGTTCGATCCGAGCGTGCTGGCGATCAAAATCAACATCTACCGCGTGGCAAAAGATTCTCGCATCATCGACGCGATGATCCATGCGGCGCACAACGCCAAAAAAGTCACCGTGGTGGTTGAGCTGCAGGCGCGCTTCGACGAAGAGGCCAACATTCACTGGGCGCGCCGTCTGACGGAAGCCGGTGTGCACGTCATCTTCTCCGCGCCGGGGCTGAAAATTCACGCCAAGCTGTTCCTCATCTCCCGTAAAGAGGGTGACGATGTGGTGCGTTATGCCCACATCGGTACCGGGAACTTTAACGAGAAAACCGCGCGAATTTATACCGACTACTCGCTCTTAACCGCCGACGCCCGCATCACTAACGAAGTGCGCCGTGTCTTTAACTTTATCGAAAACCCGTACCGTCCGGTGAGCTTCGACTATCTGCTGGTCTCGCCGCAGAACTCGCGCCGCCTGCTGTACGATATGATCGATAAAGAGATCGCCAATGCCCAGAAAGGACTGTCGTCCGGCATCACGCTGAAGTTAAACAACCTTGTTGATAAAGGACTGGTGGACAGGCTGTATGCGGCGTCCAGCTCCGGCGTACCGGTTAACCTGCTGATCCGCGGCATGTGCTCGCTGATCCCGGAACTGGAAGGCATCAGCGACAATATTCGCGTGATCAGCATCGTTGACCGTTACCTGGAACACGATCGGATCTATATTTTTGATAATGCGGGTGACAAACAGGTCTATCTCTCTTCGGCAGACTGGATGACGCGCAATATTGACTACCGTATTGAAGTCGCGGCGCCGCTGCTGGATCCGCGTCTGAAGCAGCAGATCCTCGACATCATCGAGATTCTGTTCAGCGATACCGTGAAAGCACGCTATATCGACAAAGAACTCAGTAACCGCTATGTACCGCGTGGCAACCGCCGCAAAGTGCGGTCACAACTGGCGATTTATGACTATATCAAATCACTCGAGCAACCCGATTAACCTATGCCGATAAATGATAAGACCCCACGCCCGCAGGAATTCGCCGCGGTCGACCTTGGCTCTAACAGTTTCCACATGGTCATCGCCCGTGAGGTGGATGGCGCGCTGCAGATCATCGGTCGTCTGAAGCAGCGCGTACACCTGGCGGATGGTCTTGATGAACGTAGCATGCTCAGCGAAGAAGCGATGGAGCGTGGGTTAAACTGCCTGTCGCTGTTTGCTGAACGCCTGCAGGGCTTCTCGCCCTCCAGCGTGTGCATCGTGGGCACCCACACCCTGCGCCAGGCGCTGAACGCGCCGGAGTTCCTCAAGCGGGCCGAAAAAGTGATCCCCTACCCGATTGAGATCATCTCCGGCAACGAGGAAGCGCGTCTGATCTTCATGGGCGTCGAGCACACCCAGCCGGAAAAAGGGCGCAAGCTGGTTGTCGATA from Enterobacter sp. JBIWA008 carries:
- the purM gene encoding phosphoribosylformylglycinamidine cyclo-ligase, coding for MTNKTSLSYKDAGVDIDAGNALVDRIKGVVKKTRRPEVMGGLGGFGALCALPQKYREPVLVSGTDGVGTKLRLAMDLKRHDTIGIDLVAMCVNDLVVQGAEPLFFLDYYATGKLDVDTAASVISGIAEGCLQSGCALVGGETAEMPGMYHGEDYDVAGFCVGVVEKSEIIDGSKVADGDVLIALASSGPHSNGYSLVRKILEVSGCDPLTTELDGKPLADHLLAPTRIYVKNVLELIENVDVHAIAHLTGGGFWENIPRVLPDNTQAVIDESSWQWPAVFNWLQTAGNVSSHEMYRTFNCGVGMVIALPASEADKAVKLLTEKGENAWKIGTIKASDSEQRVVIE
- the purN gene encoding phosphoribosylglycinamide formyltransferase; amino-acid sequence: MKNIVVLISGNGSNLQAIIDACKQKKINGTIRAVFSNKADAFGLERAREANIPAHALEASQFAGREAFDRELVHEIDAYAPDVVVLAGYMRILSTAFVEHFAGRLLNIHPSLLPKYPGLHTHRQVLENGDEEHGTSVHFVTDELDGGPVILQAKVPVFDGDSEEDVTERVQTQEHAIYPLVVSWFVDGRLEMRDGAAWLDGVKLPPQGYAAEE
- the ppk1 gene encoding polyphosphate kinase 1, which gives rise to MGQEKLYIEKELSWLAFNERVLQEAADKSNPLIERMRFLGIYSNNLDEFYKVRFAELKRRIIISEEQGLNSHSRHLLGKIQSRVLKADQEFDGLYNELLLEMARNQIFLINERQLSVNQQNWLRHYFKHYLRQHITPILINRETDLVQFLKDDYTYLAVEIIRGESIRYALLEIPSDKVPRFVNLPPETPRRRKPMILLDNILRYCLDDIFKGFFDYDALNAYSMKMTRDAEYDLVHEMEASLMELMSSSLKQRLTAEPVRFVYQRDMPDAMVEMLREKLTISRYDSIVPGGRYHNFKDFIGFPNVGKANLVNKPLPRLRHLWFDKFRNGFDAIRERDVLLYYPYHTFEHVLELLRQASFDPSVLAIKINIYRVAKDSRIIDAMIHAAHNAKKVTVVVELQARFDEEANIHWARRLTEAGVHVIFSAPGLKIHAKLFLISRKEGDDVVRYAHIGTGNFNEKTARIYTDYSLLTADARITNEVRRVFNFIENPYRPVSFDYLLVSPQNSRRLLYDMIDKEIANAQKGLSSGITLKLNNLVDKGLVDRLYAASSSGVPVNLLIRGMCSLIPELEGISDNIRVISIVDRYLEHDRIYIFDNAGDKQVYLSSADWMTRNIDYRIEVAAPLLDPRLKQQILDIIEILFSDTVKARYIDKELSNRYVPRGNRRKVRSQLAIYDYIKSLEQPD